ATTGAAAATTATAAAAATATATTTACCGGCAGTTTTAAGGGCTATACAGGCGGAGTATATGCAAATTATTATTTAAAGGATAATATTGCTGTTGGCGCTGAAATTAATTTTATAGAATACGGGGCAACAAATATTAAACCAAGTATTATTTATGGTGATAATGATAATTTTTATAAAGATTTTGATAGAACTAATGTTCGTATCTACAGATTAGATATACCTGTTTATGGTATTTATCATATACCAGGGTTTAGTGGTGATTTGCAGCCAAGAATAATTGCAGGTCCGTCTTTTGGATATAATTTACAAACTATGGCTATCAATGAAAGTAATATTGGTGCTACTGATATAAAAACCGTATCAAAATTTGATGTTACAGAAAGATTTAAAAGTTGGGAATATACAGCAACAGCTGGAATTGGTGTTAATTTAAAAATTAGTTCGTTAATATTTTCTGTTGATGCCAGGTATCGTGCAGGATTATATAATATAAATAATAGAGATAATTCAGAAAATTTTACTACAGGTACATTTATTCTTATGATAGGTGTTGGCTTGTAATATTGTTTTAACAAATTGTTATACAATATTTTAAGTTTCTTATAATTATTTAACATTTCCTTATT
This is a stretch of genomic DNA from Bacteroidales bacterium. It encodes these proteins:
- a CDS encoding PorT family protein, with translation MKNIVITISLILIMNISSFSIFAQETNSGGGLVSNMIIGAKAGMTYSYFIENYKNIFTGSFKGYTGGVYANYYLKDNIAVGAEINFIEYGATNIKPSIIYGDNDNFYKDFDRTNVRIYRLDIPVYGIYHIPGFSGDLQPRIIAGPSFGYNLQTMAINESNIGATDIKTVSKFDVTERFKSWEYTATAGIGVNLKISSLIFSVDARYRAGLYNINNRDNSENFTTGTFILMIGVGL